One Drosophila virilis strain 15010-1051.87 chromosome 5, Dvir_AGI_RSII-ME, whole genome shotgun sequence DNA window includes the following coding sequences:
- the LOC6627060 gene encoding proteasome subunit beta type-6 produces the protein MDNCDYFGGTTIIAVEFDGGVVMGADSRTSCRTYVSNRSADKLTRITDHIYCCRSGSASQTQTLANTVAYAMNYYECSMGEPALVRDAAVHFRNKIYDSRQTMMASIIVAGWDRRHGGQVYSVPITGLMVHEPCAVAGSGAAYIQGFVTAHYRPGMQQADTVELVKNAVQLAIQHDCSSGGIVRLGVINEYGMDACVCCDKDPAMVKYANTLLWNLEFGIW, from the exons ATGGACAATTGCGACTATTTTGGCGGC ACCACAATTATCGCCGTCGAATTTGATGGCGGCGTTGTTATGGGCGCCGATTCGCGCACTAGCTGCAGGACATATGTCTCGAATCGATCGGCCGACAAGCTGACACGGATTACGGACCATATATACTGTTGTAGGAGCGGCTCCGCctcccagacccagaccctgGCCAACACGGTCGCCTACGCGATGAACTACTATGAGTGCAGCATGGGCGAGCCGGCGCTGGTGCGCGATGCGGCCGTCCATTTCCGGAACAAGATCTACGACTCCCGCCAGACGATGATGGCCAGCATCATTGTCGCCGGCTGGGACAGACGCCACGGCGGCCAGGTGTACAGTGTGCCCATCACTGGACTCATGGTGCACGAACCCTGCGCCGTTGCCGGCTCCGGCGCGGCCTACATCCAGGGCTTTGTCACCGCCCACTACAGACCCGGTATGCAGCAGGCGGATACCGTGGAGCTGGTCAAGAACGCCGTCCAGCTGGCCATACAGCACGACTGCAGCTCCGGCGGCATCGTGCGACTTGGCGTCATCAACGAGTACGGCATGGACGCGTGTGTCTGCTGCGACAAGGATCCCGCAATGGTCAAATATGCCAACACACTTCTGTGGAATCTTGAGTTCGGCATTTGGTGA
- the Hr3 gene encoding probable nuclear hormone receptor HR3 has translation MYTQRMFDMWSSVTSKLEAHANNLGQSNVQSPAGQNNSSGSIKAQIEIIPCKVCGDKSSGVHYGVITCEGCKGFFRRSQSSVVNYQCPRNKQCVVDRVNRNRCQYCRLQKCLKLGMSRDAVKFGRMSKKQREKVEDEVRFHRAQMRAQSDAAPDSSVYDTQTPSSSDQLQHNNYNSYSGGYSNNEVGYGSPYGYSASVTPQQTMQYDISADYVDSTTYEPRSTMIDPEFISHADGDINDVLIKTLSEAHANTNTKLESVHDMFRKPQDLSRILYYKNLGQEELWLDCAEKLTQMIQNIIEFAKLIPGFMRLSQDDQILLLKTGSFELAIVRMSRLLDLSQNAVLYGDVMLPQEAFYTSDSDEMRLVSRIFQTAKSIAELKLTETELALYQSLVLLWPERNGVRGNTEIQRLFNLSMNAIRQELETNHAPLKGDVTVLDTLLNNIPNFRDISILHMEALSKFKQQHPNVVFPALYKELFSIDSQQDLT, from the exons ctcaaattgaaataattccATGCAAAGTCTGTGGCGACAAATCATCGGGCGTGCATTACGGCGTTATCACCTGTGAGGGCTGCAAGGGCTTCTTCCGGCGATCGCAGAGCTCCGTGGTGAACTATCAGTGTCCGCGCAACAAGCAATGCGTTGTGGACCGCGTCAATCGGAATCGCTGTCAATACTGTAGACTGCAAAAGTGCCTAAAATTGGGAATGAGTCGTGATG CTGTAAAATTCGGCAGAATGTCCAAGAAACAGCGCGAGAAGGTCGAGGACGAGGTCCGCTTCCATCGCGCCCAGATGCGCGCCCAGAGCGACGCGGCACCGGATAGTTCCGTGTACGACACACAAACGCCCTCTAGCAGCGATCAGCTGCagcacaacaactacaacag CTACAGCGGCGGCTACTCCAACAACGAGGTCGGCTACGGCAGTCCCTACGGCTACTCGGCTTCGGTGACGCCCCAGCAGACCATGCAATATGATATATCGGCCGATTATGTGGACAGCACCACCTACGAGCCGCGCAGTACAATGATCGATCCCGAATTTATAAGTCATG CGGATGGCGATATCAACGATGTGCTGATCAAAACCCTGTCGGAGGCgcatgcaaatacaaataccaaACTGGAATCTGTGCATGACATGTTCCGAAAGCCTCAG GATCTATCACGCATACTCTATTACAAAAATCTGGGCCAAGAGGAGCTCTGGCTGGACTGCGCCGAGAAGCTGACACAAATGATACAGAATATAATCGAATTTGCAAAGCTAATACCGGGCTTCATGCGCCTCAGTCAGGATGATCAG ATATTATTGCTGAAGACGGGCTCATTCGAGCTGGCGATTGTTCGCATGTCCAGATTGCTAGATCTCTCACAGAACGCTGTGCTGTATGGCGATGTGATGCTGCCGCAGGAGGCATTCTACACATCCGACTCGGATGAGATGCGTCTGGTGTCGCGCATTTTCCAAACGGCTAAATCGATAGCCGAACTAAAACTGACTGAAACCGAACTGGCGCTATATCAGAGTCTAGTGCTGCTCTGGCCAG AACGCAATGGAGTGCGCGGCAATACGGAAATACAGAGGCTTTTCAATCTGAGCATGAATGCAATACGGCAGGAGCTGGAAACGAATCATGCGCCGCTCAAGGGCGATGTGACCGTGCTGGACACGCTCCTCAATAATATACCCAATTTCCG CGATATTTCGATTTTGCACATGGAAGCGTTGAGCAAATTTAAGCAACAGCATCCGAATGTTGTATTCCCAGCGCTATACAAGGAGCTATTCTCAATAGATTCACAACAGGATCTGACATAA
- the LOC6627058 gene encoding uncharacterized protein — protein MHLPRGALSLLFITCMMFALTSGHPSNDKLKIRIHVPVKHHTHVHTKTIIKKVPLPIPVPVKEHKEPKKHHRSSHSHHYHEQDELDDDFEGYEYPVKAKRRTRHPFV, from the exons ATGCATTTGCCCCGAGGC GCATTAAGTTTGCTGTTTATCACTTGCATGATGTTTGCCCTGACAAGCGGCCATCCATCAAACGACAAGCTTAA AATTCGCATCCATGTGCCGGTGAAGCATCACACGCATGTCCACACCAAGACAATCATAAAGAAAGTACCACTGCCCATTCCGGTGCCGGTCAAGGAGCATAAGGAGCCGAAGAAGCATCATCGCAGCAGTCACAGCCATCATTATCATGAGCAGGATGAGCTCGATGATGACTTTGAGGGTTACGAGTATCCTGTCAAGGCCAAGCGGCGCACGCGGCATCCTTTTGTCTAA